Proteins from a single region of Metallibacterium scheffleri:
- the hemL gene encoding glutamate-1-semialdehyde 2,1-aminomutase, with protein sequence MSSNHELFQRAGELLPGGVNSPVRAFNAVGGEPFFTARADGPYLWDVEGKRYIDYVGSWGPMIAGHNHPHVREAVQRAVAGGLSFGTPCAAEVAMAEAITRLVPSIEMLRMVNSGTEATMAAIRLARGATGRSIIVKFEGGYHGVGDSFLVKAGSGALTFGVPSSPGVPKALADLTLTLPYNDTDAARALFAEHGQQIACVIVEPVAGNMNCIPPLPGFLETLRALCTQYSAVLIFDEVMTGFRVAPGGAQQLYGITPDLTTLGKIIGGGMPVGAYGGRRELMRQIAPSGPIYQAGTLSGNPVAMAAGLAMLELVARPGFHAALEQTTMHLCAGFETLAREQGVPFTSNHVPAMFGLFFHVGPVHSYAAATAADIPAFSRFFHAMLARGVYLAPSAFEAGFMSSAHGQSEIEQTLEAARHAFRAVVQSTA encoded by the coding sequence ATGAGCAGCAATCACGAACTGTTTCAACGCGCCGGCGAACTGTTGCCAGGCGGCGTCAATTCGCCGGTGCGCGCCTTCAACGCAGTCGGCGGCGAGCCGTTTTTCACCGCGCGCGCGGACGGCCCGTACCTCTGGGACGTCGAAGGCAAGCGCTATATCGACTACGTCGGCTCGTGGGGCCCGATGATCGCCGGCCACAACCACCCGCATGTACGCGAGGCTGTGCAGCGCGCCGTCGCCGGCGGACTGTCTTTCGGCACACCTTGCGCCGCGGAGGTCGCGATGGCCGAGGCCATCACGCGGCTGGTGCCATCGATCGAAATGCTGCGCATGGTCAACTCGGGCACCGAGGCGACCATGGCCGCGATCCGTCTGGCGCGCGGCGCCACCGGGCGCAGCATCATCGTCAAGTTCGAGGGCGGCTACCACGGTGTCGGCGACAGCTTTCTGGTGAAGGCCGGTTCGGGCGCGCTGACCTTCGGCGTGCCCTCCTCGCCAGGCGTACCGAAGGCGCTGGCCGATCTCACTTTGACCCTGCCCTACAACGACACCGACGCCGCACGCGCGCTGTTCGCCGAACATGGGCAGCAGATCGCCTGTGTGATCGTCGAGCCGGTGGCCGGCAACATGAACTGCATCCCGCCGCTGCCCGGATTCCTCGAAACGCTGCGTGCGCTGTGCACGCAATACAGCGCCGTGCTGATCTTCGACGAGGTGATGACCGGCTTCCGCGTGGCCCCCGGGGGCGCACAGCAGCTCTACGGGATCACGCCCGACCTGACCACGCTGGGCAAGATCATCGGCGGCGGCATGCCGGTGGGCGCCTATGGTGGCCGTCGCGAACTGATGCGACAGATCGCACCGTCCGGGCCGATCTATCAGGCCGGCACGCTCAGCGGCAACCCGGTGGCGATGGCGGCGGGACTCGCCATGCTGGAGCTGGTGGCGCGGCCCGGATTCCACGCCGCGCTCGAGCAGACGACCATGCACCTCTGCGCCGGATTCGAAACGCTCGCACGCGAGCAAGGCGTGCCGTTCACCAGCAACCATGTGCCGGCCATGTTCGGCCTGTTCTTCCACGTCGGCCCGGTGCACAGCTACGCCGCAGCCACGGCCGCGGACATCCCGGCGTTCAGCCGCTTCTTTCACGCCATGCTGGCGCGCGGCGTGTACCTCGCGCCCAGTGCGTTCGAGGCCGGCTTCATGTCCTCGGCACACGGACAGAGCGAAATCGAACAGACGCTCGAAGCCGCGCGCCACGCCTTCCGCGCCGTCGTGCAAAGCACGGCATGA
- the thiE gene encoding thiamine phosphate synthase, which produces MRLHAQHTRMTLTRLPNRRGLYAITDGPRADLLERATAALRGGASMLQYRDKSNAPARRHDEAAALLAICKVHGALCIINDDVDLAHAVHAHGVHLGAQDDDLLHARDTLGRHAIIGVSCYDDLERARAATRQGADYLAFGAFYPSPSKPQARCAYPQLLRDARDFGLPLVAIGGITPDNGTDLIAAGADFLAVISGVFAAPDTEAAARRYSALFTTPISRP; this is translated from the coding sequence GTGCGTCTCCACGCCCAGCACACGCGCATGACGCTGACACGACTACCAAACCGTCGCGGCTTGTACGCGATCACCGACGGCCCACGTGCCGACCTGCTGGAGCGAGCCACCGCCGCGCTGCGTGGCGGCGCAAGCATGCTGCAATACCGCGACAAATCCAACGCACCAGCACGGCGACACGACGAAGCCGCGGCATTGCTGGCAATCTGCAAGGTGCACGGCGCGCTTTGCATCATCAATGACGATGTCGACTTGGCGCATGCAGTGCACGCGCATGGCGTTCACCTCGGCGCGCAGGATGACGACTTGCTGCACGCACGCGACACGCTGGGCCGGCACGCCATCATCGGCGTGTCGTGCTACGACGATCTCGAACGCGCACGCGCGGCCACGAGGCAAGGCGCGGATTACCTCGCCTTCGGCGCGTTTTACCCGTCACCAAGCAAACCGCAAGCGCGATGCGCGTATCCACAACTGCTGCGTGATGCGCGCGACTTCGGCTTGCCGCTGGTGGCGATCGGCGGCATCACGCCCGACAATGGCACGGATCTGATCGCGGCGGGCGCGGACTTTCTCGCCGTGATTTCAGGCGTGTTCGCCGCGCCGGATACCGAGGCTGCCGCACGCCGCTACAGTGCCCTGTTCACTACGCCGATATCCAGACCATGA
- a CDS encoding rubredoxin produces the protein MSITPRKFMCVVCGYIYDEALGIPEEGIEPGTRFEDIPDAWTCPDCGATKVDFELVETD, from the coding sequence ATGTCCATCACCCCGCGCAAGTTCATGTGTGTCGTCTGTGGCTACATCTATGACGAGGCGCTTGGCATTCCCGAGGAAGGCATTGAGCCGGGTACGCGTTTCGAGGACATTCCAGACGCTTGGACCTGTCCCGATTGCGGTGCGACCAAGGTTGATTTCGAGCTCGTCGAAACTGACTGA
- a CDS encoding DUF192 domain-containing protein, which translates to MNRMRTMLAVIAAMMLATAASLALAQEQLSAPRKPLPVVTVTLAHARYTTQVATTDESRAYGLMDRVTMPADSAMLFVFRHAAPRWFWMKNTKIPLDILFFDAQRKLVSMQLDALPCKADPCKVYPSDKPAQYVLELAAGTAQRLGLHEGAPLDVHGHYGKVQ; encoded by the coding sequence ATGAATCGCATGCGCACGATGCTGGCCGTGATCGCCGCCATGATGCTGGCGACAGCAGCGTCGCTGGCGCTGGCCCAGGAACAACTCTCGGCGCCACGCAAGCCGTTGCCGGTGGTCACGGTGACGCTGGCGCATGCGCGCTACACCACGCAGGTTGCGACGACAGATGAAAGCCGCGCATACGGCCTGATGGATCGCGTCACGATGCCGGCGGACAGCGCGATGCTGTTCGTGTTCCGGCATGCTGCGCCGCGCTGGTTCTGGATGAAGAACACGAAGATTCCACTGGACATTCTGTTCTTCGATGCGCAACGCAAGCTGGTATCGATGCAGCTCGATGCGCTGCCCTGCAAGGCTGATCCATGCAAGGTTTATCCAAGCGACAAGCCGGCGCAGTATGTGCTGGAGCTGGCTGCTGGCACCGCGCAACGCCTTGGCTTACATGAAGGCGCACCGCTGGATGTCCATGGCCACTACGGCAAGGTGCAGTGA